In Stenotrophomonas sp. 169, one DNA window encodes the following:
- a CDS encoding pyridoxal phosphate-dependent aminotransferase: MQPQTKLPKVGTTIFTVMSQLAAEHGAVNLGQGFPDFSAPQRLIDATTAAMADGLNQYPPMTGVAPLRQAIAQKSLDLYGAEVDPDTEITVTSGATEAIFNAIHAVVRAGEEVIVLDPAYDCYEPAIDLAGARAVHVPLDPHTFAVDWDRVRAAITPRTRMLMVNTPHNPSGAMLDAADMQALADLLRGTDIYLISDEVYEHIIYDGRRHESALRHPELRERAFVISSFGKTYHCTGWKIGYAIAPPAMSAEFRKVHQYNTFTSFGPAQYGFAAMIRDEPEHHLQLGAFYQAKRDRFREQLAQTRLQALPVPGGYFQLVDYSAISDLPDHEFVKWLTIEKGVAAIPLSPFYETPPAGQRIVRLCFAKNETTLDAAIERLARL, from the coding sequence ATGCAACCGCAGACCAAGCTGCCCAAGGTGGGCACCACCATCTTCACCGTGATGTCCCAGCTGGCAGCCGAACACGGTGCCGTGAACCTCGGCCAGGGCTTTCCCGACTTCAGCGCGCCGCAGCGGCTGATCGATGCCACCACGGCGGCCATGGCCGACGGTCTCAACCAGTATCCGCCGATGACCGGCGTGGCGCCGCTGCGCCAGGCCATCGCGCAGAAATCGCTGGACCTGTACGGCGCGGAGGTGGACCCGGATACGGAAATCACCGTCACCAGCGGTGCCACCGAAGCGATCTTCAACGCGATCCACGCCGTGGTGCGTGCCGGCGAAGAAGTGATCGTGCTCGACCCGGCGTATGACTGCTACGAGCCGGCGATCGATCTTGCCGGCGCGCGCGCGGTGCACGTGCCGCTGGATCCGCATACCTTCGCCGTCGACTGGGATCGCGTGCGTGCGGCGATCACCCCGCGCACGCGCATGCTGATGGTCAACACACCGCACAATCCGTCCGGCGCGATGCTCGATGCGGCGGACATGCAGGCCCTGGCCGATCTGCTGCGCGGCACGGACATCTATCTGATTTCCGATGAAGTGTACGAGCACATCATCTACGACGGCCGCCGCCACGAGTCCGCCCTGCGGCATCCGGAGCTGCGCGAACGCGCGTTCGTGATCTCCAGCTTCGGCAAGACCTACCACTGCACCGGCTGGAAGATCGGCTACGCCATCGCCCCGCCCGCAATGAGCGCGGAATTCCGCAAGGTGCACCAGTACAACACCTTCACCAGTTTCGGCCCGGCACAGTATGGCTTCGCGGCGATGATCCGTGACGAGCCGGAACACCACCTGCAGTTGGGGGCGTTCTACCAGGCCAAGCGTGACCGCTTCCGTGAGCAGCTGGCGCAGACGCGCCTGCAGGCGCTGCCGGTGCCGGGCGGTTACTTCCAACTGGTGGATTACTCGGCGATCAGCGACTTGCCGGACCATGAATTCGTGAAGTGGCTGACGATCGAGAAAGGCGTGGCGGCGATTCCGCTGTCACCGTTCTACGAAACGCCGCCGGCCGGCCAGCGCATCGTGCGCTTGTGCTTCGCCAAGAACGAAACGACGCTGGATGCGGCCATCGAACGGTTGGCACGGCTGTGA
- the ccmB gene encoding heme exporter protein CcmB, translating into MIAPGTEPGLWQTARALASRDLRLVWRRRGDALQPVLFALLVVVLFALALGRDPQVLAANAVAVLWLAVLLAGQLALDSLFRSDAEDGSLEQWLLAPVPLSWLVLVRVLMHWLTTALPLIVISPLLAEMLHLPHDQWPMLLASLLLGTPLLSLIGGMVAALTVGIRRSGILVALLSLPLYVPVLVFGAGSVAAAARGQDPLGALLMLAAGLVVALVLAPLATAAAIRISLS; encoded by the coding sequence ATGATCGCCCCGGGCACCGAGCCGGGCCTGTGGCAGACCGCGCGCGCCCTTGCCAGCCGCGACCTGCGTCTGGTCTGGCGGCGGCGGGGGGATGCGCTGCAACCGGTGCTTTTCGCCCTGCTGGTCGTCGTGCTGTTCGCGTTGGCGCTGGGCCGCGATCCACAGGTGCTGGCGGCCAATGCGGTGGCCGTGTTGTGGCTGGCGGTGCTGCTGGCAGGCCAGCTGGCATTGGATTCGCTGTTCCGTTCCGATGCCGAAGATGGCTCGCTGGAGCAATGGCTGCTGGCCCCGGTACCGCTGTCCTGGCTGGTGCTGGTCCGCGTGCTGATGCACTGGCTGACCACCGCCCTGCCGTTGATCGTGATCAGTCCGCTGCTGGCGGAAATGCTGCATCTGCCACATGACCAATGGCCGATGCTGCTGGCATCGTTGCTGCTGGGAACCCCCCTGCTGAGCCTGATCGGTGGCATGGTCGCCGCACTGACGGTGGGCATCCGACGCTCTGGTATCCTCGTTGCACTGTTGTCGTTGCCGCTGTACGTACCGGTGCTGGTGTTCGGTGCAGGCAGTGTCGCCGCCGCCGCACGCGGCCAGGATCCGCTGGGTGCGCTGCTGATGCTCGCCGCCGGCCTGGTGGTCGCGCTGGTGCTGGCGCCCCTGGCCACGGCAGCGGCGATCCGCATCTCGTTGAGCTGA
- the ccmA gene encoding heme ABC exporter ATP-binding protein CcmA, with product MDTPALLAARGLCFSRDEETVFGPLDFHVDAGEALLVQGDNGAGKTTLLRVLAGLLRPAAGTVEIDGRAAGIAERAHFVAYLGHLPALKADLDTLENLHFLCGLHGRRARQMPGSALAVVGLAGYENTLVRHLSAGQKRRLALARMWLSAAPLWLMDEPYANLDLEGINLVNRMISAHLRGGGAALVTTHGAYAAPPVRTRQLQLPLQVIA from the coding sequence TTGGATACCCCTGCGCTGCTGGCCGCCCGTGGCCTGTGTTTTTCCCGCGACGAAGAAACGGTGTTTGGTCCGCTCGACTTCCATGTCGATGCAGGCGAGGCCCTGCTGGTGCAGGGCGACAACGGCGCCGGCAAGACCACCTTGCTACGTGTGCTGGCCGGGCTGCTGCGCCCGGCGGCAGGCACGGTCGAGATCGATGGACGCGCCGCAGGCATCGCCGAACGTGCGCACTTCGTCGCCTACCTGGGCCACCTTCCCGCGCTGAAGGCGGATCTGGATACCCTGGAAAATCTGCACTTCCTGTGCGGGCTGCATGGGCGGCGCGCGCGGCAGATGCCGGGCAGTGCGCTGGCCGTGGTGGGCCTTGCCGGATATGAAAACACCCTGGTGCGGCATCTTTCCGCTGGGCAGAAGCGCAGGCTGGCGCTGGCCCGCATGTGGCTGTCAGCGGCACCGTTGTGGCTGATGGACGAGCCCTACGCCAACCTCGATCTGGAGGGCATCAACCTGGTGAACCGGATGATTTCCGCCCACCTGCGCGGCGGTGGCGCGGCGCTGGTCACCACCCACGGTGCCTACGCTGCGCCGCCGGTGCGGACGCGCCAACTGCAGTTGCCGCTGCAGGTGATCGCATGA